The DNA sequence ACATGATACAAACGTCATTAAAGATTTTATTACAGCAAATGTCATTCCTTTCTTCTCTGGCATTATCTCTATCATCGGTGCACTGTTGTTTTTGTTATGGATCGACTGGAAAATGACTGCACTTATGCTTTTATCTGTGCCACTCGCTGTTGTTGTATTGCTTCCACTCGGGTCAAAGATGTTTGCTATTTCAAAAGCAATGCAAGATGAAACGGCAAAATTTCAAGGAGACTTAGGGAGAGTTCTTGGCGACATTCGACTCGTAAAAGCATCGAATGCAGAGGAAATTGAATCGACTAAGGGCGGAAAACGAATTTCAGAACTGTTTACGTATGGGCTTAAAGAATCAAAAATTCAAGCCATTGTTTCTCCGTTAATGATGACCATTATGCTCCTTGTTTTAGTTATCCTTATTGGTTACGGAGGGTTTCGAGTTTCAACAGGAACGTTATCTGCGGGTGGACTTGTAGCCATCATTTTATACATGTTCCAAATCATTGTTCCATTTACGACGATGGCATCATTTTTTACACAATTTCAAAAAGCAATGGGAGCTACATCTAGAATTCAGGAAATTTTCAAACAGGAACAAGAGAATCATCAACTAGCAAATGAAGTATCCAAACGAGACAGTCTTCGCTTTGAAAATGTTAGCTTTAGCTATCAGCCCGATAAAAAAGTTCTCAAAGACATTAGTTTCACGAGCAAGCCAGGGGAAGTCATAGGCTTAGTCGGCCAAAGCGGTTCTGGAAAAACAACGATATTCTCTTTATTAGAGCGATTTTATGAACCAACGGCTGGAGCGATATATGTAGGAAACCAAAATCTTTCTAGTATTGACCTTAAAAGTTGGCGAAACAACATCGCTTATGTCTCCCAAGAAAGTCCCATGATGGCTGGGACCATTCGTGCAAATGTAACGTATGGCCTTGGAAACATCACAGATGAACAAATCAAAAATGCAATGACACAGGCTAGTCTCGATTCGTTTATTTCCTCACTGCCATTACAATATGACACTGAAGTAGGCGAACGTGGCATAAAACTATCAGGTGGTCAAAGACAACGACTAGCTATAGCGCGAGCGATTTTGCGTGACCCTGATATATTATTACTTGATGAAGCGACTGCTCATCTTGATAGTGCCTCAGAACTAGACGTACAAACCGCATTACAGCGCTTGATGAAAGGAAGAACAACACTTGTCATTGCTCACCGGCTCTCAACTGTCCGTCATGCAAATAAACTCCTCGTCATTGAAAACGGGGAAATAACAGGTCAGGGTACTCACGATGAATTGTATGTTACACATTCCTTTTACAGAAAGCTCTTTGAACAACAGTTTACTAATAGATAGTTGCTATTTCTAAATAAAAACGGACTCACGAATCGTTATTGCGAGAACCTCCATCTTAGAGGATTGTACAATAACATGTTGTGAGTCCGCTTTATTTTAGCGCTTGCTTAACCACTGACTAATTTGTGTTTTTTCCGTTTCAGTAAATTGAAAGTTAGGAGAATCACAACCCTCTTCTTGTAAGACGATTTGTAATACTTCCCCATCCTGATTTAAAATCACCAAAGCTTGTGGTTCTTCGATTCCTTCAGGTAAGTTATGGCTTGTGAAGGAGACCGTGAGATGAATCCAAGGACCAACCTCATCTTCACTTGTAACCCGAAAATCCGTTAATGATAACTCGGAATATTGTTCAAACTCTATATCAATCATCGTATTCCTCCATCGTAGTTGTTGATTTATTTATTGTACCAATTTCCTATTGAATTAAAAAGAACGTAACATCACTTGTGAGGTTATGAGATGTTTTTATTGCTTATTGTAGGAAATGGGAATAAAATTATTTTGTAAAAACTAACAGAAGAGGTTATGCCTATGAAAAACGAAAACCATAGCGGGATAGCATTTGCTTTAGGAGCTTATTTACTATGGGGTTTATTGCCGTTATATTGGAAGTTACTAGAGTATGTACCAGCAGATGTAGTCCTAGCGCACAGAATTATCTGGTCCTTGGTTTTAATGATTACCATTTTATTTTGTTTGCGTAAAATAACAATTTTCAAACAAGAACTTCTAAGTATCATCAAAAAACCAAAGCTACTTATTGGCATGATTGTTGCCTCTGTCGTGATTAGCGGGAATTGGTTTACATATATTTGGGCTGTTAATAATGAGTTTGTCATAGATACTAGTTTAGGATATTACATGAATCCGTTAGTGAGTGTATTCCTTGGAATTTTTTTCTTAAAAGAAAAGCTCTCAACATGGCAGATGATTGCCCTCGTTCTAGCATTTATTGGCGTCCTCAATATGACTTTTAATATCGGCCATTTCCCGTGGGTTGCTCTTGTATTAGCTTTTTCGTTTGCTATATACGGCTTGCTTAAAAAAATAGTCCAGGTCGGCTCGTTAACTGGATTAACGATTGAAACATTATTGATTACACCATTTGCTTTGTTATATCTTCAGTTTTTTGTGGAGCGTGGGGTTGCCTTTGCTGGGGGCTCAATTGGAATGATTTTATTATTGATGGGGGCTGGTGTCGCAACGGCTGTACCACTTTTGTTATTCGCCAGTGCTGCCAAACGAATCCCGCTTTATTTGATAGGTTTCCTGCAATACTTGGCACCAACGATTGGGTTGTTTCTTGGTGTGTTTATTTTCAATGAACCGTTTACTAAAGTTCACCTCTTGTCTTTTATGCTCATTTGGAGTGCTCTTGTCCTCTTTTCACTTGCAAAAACAAAGAGCTTTCTTTACATCGAATCAAAATACTTTAAAAAACATAAATCATTTGGAGCCTAATCTGAATATCTCTCCTTCGGAAGTGGGATGTTATGGATGAAGGAGGCTGAACGCTTTGACAAGAGATACAAACGAAGATACTGGCCATCGCGGTGAAAGCTATAAAGTAAAAGGAATGGATGCTCGTAAGACCCCGCTTGAAGCATCATACGAGTATGCCAGCGGAAATAAAGTAAACAAAAAGAAAAACAAATAGAAAAAGCAGGGGGATTCCTGCTTTTTTGTTTGGTCCTCTTTCACTTGATGAGGACCATTTTTGTTGTATTTCTGCCTTGTTTTGGTCTTTATCGGCTTTATGAAGACCGTTTCTCGTTCGATACGAACTTGTTTTGGTCTTCATCTCCTTTATGAAGACCGTTTCTCGTTCGATTCAACCTTGTTTTGGTCTTCATCTCCTTTATGAACACTGTTTCTCGTTCGATTCGACCTTGTTTTGGTCTTCATCTCCTTTATGAAGACCGTTTCTCGTTCGATTCGACCTTGTTTTGGTCTTCATCTTCTCTATGAAGACTGTTTCAATTCTACCTCGGCTTCTTTTTGGTCATTACCAACTTTTTTATATAGTACATTTGTTAACAAGGCATTGAACACATAGAGAACTAGTGAAAGCTCCCATTTCCACCCTTTTTATAGTATGATGAACAGGAACATAGGACGAGGACGTGATAAGGTTTGACTACTGATATTTACATATTATCCGGATTTTTAGGAAGCGGAAAAACATCGCTACTAACCCAGCTGTTACAACATGAAAAAGAACTTGGACGAAAAGTTGGTGTTGTAATGAATGAGCTAGGAAAGCTATCGATTGATAGTACGGCTGTTCCAGAAGATACACCTTTAACAGAATTACTCAATGGTTGTGTTTGCTGTTCACTTTCTGAGCAGTTTGAAGCACAGCTTTATGGACTTTTGCAAGACCATCAATTGGATGTCATTTATATTGAGACGACCGGAGCAGCACATCCGATGGAAGTATATGATGCCTGTTTATCGCCTCTTTTTGCTTCTAAAGTATCTATGAAAGGCATACTGAGTGTCATCGATTTAAACCAGTGGAAGCAAAGAGAAAAGTTATCACCAGCGATACGCCAGCTCATGGTCGAACAAATCCGGCAAGCTGACTTATTGCTACTAAATAAAATTGACCTTGTCTCCGAACAAGAACAAGCCTCTTTTTTATTTGAGATTCAACAATTTAATAGTCATGCGAAAACGATACTTACCCAACAAGCTCAAATCAATATAAACGAAGTTCTTCAAATTAAAACGCAAACGAAGGGTGAACATACGCCTATTCATGTTCATAATGAACTACGTCTGCAATCTTTGGTTTATACCTTTTCTGATGCGGTCGAAAGAAATTTATTTGAGGAGTTCTTACACTCTTTACCAGAGACTGTCTATCGAATGAAAGGTTTTATTCGGTTTACAAGCTCACCAACATTGTATTCGTTTCAATATTCGTACGGGGTTCCGTTATTTATTTCAGATATGATGAACTATCCACTTACCCTTGTGATCATTGGCGAGAAACTAGACAAAAATACGTTAGAGCAACAGCTACGTAATATAGAAAAAAATGGGCTGGGACAGAACTAGCCTCAAATAGGAAAAGGTGAATTTGAGAGTACTCAAATTCACCTTTTCATTTTTTTCAAATCTATTGTTCAATTGCCGTTAATGGGAAGCACAAATTAGCTATTATTTTTTTCATATGCTCTCAAAAGTTCCAATACAAGTGTTCCATTGATTTTCATACCACTTAATTCACAACCACTGATTTCTACACCGCTTAAATTAGAATTAGTGATTTGACTGTTTTCGAGGTTACAGTTGTCAAATCGTACACCTCTATGTTTTGCATTAGGATCATAGAGTGGGTGGTCTTCTGGTGGAAGTCCGATATTATGTATGAACGCTCCTCCAATTTGTGCACCGTCAATTTCTAAATCACTCAGGTTTGCATCCGTAATCTTGGTTCTAGCCAAAGAAACATTCTCAAAATGCATGTGCTCCAAACCACAACACTCAAACCTTGAGCCATCGAGGCATGCGTTTTTCACATTCAGAACCTTAGTCGCTTCGATAATTTCTAATCTTTCCATTACTATCACCCTCACAAATTTTCATATAAAAACAAACTCATATATCATTTCCACACCACCCATATATTTCCTTCAAAGTTTGGATTTTTTATCAAATGGTTCATTTAGGAGAAGTGAAAAGGGGTAGTGGACATACAAAGTGAAATAAAATTAAGGAAATTATTTATTGTTAAATGATAATATCTACTGGAAACACTGTATGTTCAATCAAGAACACTATCTTGCAAATATAAAATTAAAAAGCTGTGACAAAAAAGGAAAACCACCCTTTGTCACAGCCTATTTCTTTTTAGTTCACTTCTTCAAAATACTCTTTATAATAGCCGCCCACTTTTCCACTGTTATCAACAATGAAATAAAATTCCTCAGTTTCATTTTGTACAGGGTATGTTTTATCTACAGTTAATACATTATGTACTTGATACTTTTTCGCATCCGTATGAATACATTTCACTTGTTTCACTGGATTCGTTTTGCTCCATGTTGCATGAATCATCGTTTTGCTCACCTCTTGTTTTTATCTCCTACTTATTATAAAACAACTCAATTACTTATTCCAGCTTTCTTCAATGATCCATGGTGCAGCTGCTAACAAAGATGGAAAAACAACATCTGCTTTTGCCCGGTTATCTTTTTTTTTGCCGATGAAAACGGTGTGTACTCCCGCTTTCTTTCCAGCATAAATGTCTGGTTCTCGATCTCCTACCATCACACTATCCTTGAGCGAGACTTGATATTTTTTTGCTAGGTCGGTAATCATTTTTGCTTCAGGCTTCCGACATAGACACCCGGCTTCTGGTTTATGAGGACAATACGCAATTTCATCAATGACGCCTCCCACCTTCTCAATTTCTGCCTGCAACTTTTTATGAACTTTACCAAGCATCACTTCTTTCATAAAACCTAAACCTATTCCCCCTTGATTGGTCACGACAAACACTTTAAATCCTGTATCGTTAAAAGCTTTAATGGCTTCTGGGACACCTTCTAATAAAAACAATTGATTTGGATGGTTAACAAACTTCACTCGGTGATTCAATACCTCATTTATTACACCATCCCTATCTAAAAATACCGCCTTGTTCATATCATCACCTCTGTACCATATTTCCCTCAATACAGTTCTTTTACTACTGTTTCAAATACGGTACGTGAAATTTCATTTTTACACTCTGTGTTATAACAACACGAAATCACTAATCGGATTATAAAAAAATCCCGATTTCCACTGGAAACCGGGATAGTTGTTAGTTGCGAGCATAATAGTCGTTGATTGATTCAAGGATAGATTGCTCTTCTTGTACTCCTTCTACTGGCTGACTTTCATTTTGTTGGATGTTTTCCATTTGAACTCTCTCCCTTTTTTTAAAAATTTTCTGAATAATCTTTATGTGTTTCATTATACTTTTCTGTTATATAATAGTCAATAGATTTCGAAAAATTGTATCACAACAAAGTTCGCCAATTTTTGTAAAAAAAAAGGGGTGTGACAAAAGGTAAAAAATCCTATTGTCACACCCACTTGTTCCAAGCTTGGCCAGCTTATTTATTTCCTTGAACATAATCTCGGTCGAATAAAAACAACCGGAACAATAAATACATACATGGCAGTAAGATAACCAAACCGATAAAAAACGCGGTTAGGAGCATGGGAGCCATCGCTTCATTAGTAAAGCTTGAGTGAAGTGTCACATTGGGATAAAGCAAAAAAGGCATATGGGTATGACCGTATCCGAAGAAAAAAATGGCGAATTGAAGCAGTGTACAACTAAAAGCCCTTCCATAGTGTTGATTTATCAAAAAATATATTCCCCAAATCAAAGCAATGACCCCAATGGCAAACACCCAAGCGATTTCTAACATATTTTGATAATGAACAGGATTATGAAGTTTAAGCGAGGCGACAACGAACACCGCACAAACGAAGGACGAGATTCCCCAACCAACTACACTCTTTTTGAAAAGTCGTTTTGAATCATCCTCTTTTGCAATGAAAGAGTAATATGTAAAAAAAGATGCGGAAATATAAATTACACTAGTCATTGAAAACAAAGTCATAGACCAAAAGAGAGAACTCTTTAGCAAGGCTTCGATGTGAAGGGCTCCGGAGTTGATAAAAACACCTTCTGAAATGACTAATACGGCAGATAACACAGCAGCTAGCCCTAATCCAGTAATTTGATAGACTCTCTTATACAGGTTCGACTCTTTACTTCCATACAACGAAAAAGCAAAATAAGAGCCTCGAAGCGCAAGAAGAATGATAGCGATACTTCCAGGAATGAGTAGAATTGTACCATAATAATAACTAGCCTCTGGAAAAAACGCGACGAGACCTACGATAAAGAAAACTAAAAAAACATTAATAACTTCCCAGACAGGCGATAAAAATCGGGACGTTATTTTTAAAGTGCTTGAAGAAGTCATTTGAAAGAAGCCTGCGCCAAAATCAATCGACGCTAGGATAATATATATGAATAAAAAGCTCCATAAAATTGTCGCAGCGACATAGATATCCGCCATCTAAAACCCTCTTTCCTTAAGCTCTTGTTCTACCGGATATTGACTGAACATTCGGTATAGGACGAGCAAACACGTAATTCCTAAGAGAAGATACAAACTTGCAAATAGAAGTAGCATATCATCGACATGAGCAGCGGTTGTGGCCCCTTCACTTGTCATCATATAACCTACAACGACCCATGGCTGACGCCCAATCTCAGTAAACATCCACCCAAGCTCAACGGCTAGCAGCGCTAATGGACCTCCTATAATTATGCATCTAAGCAAGAGCTTATTATATTGATTCATTACTTTGCTTCTTGAAAATAGAACAAAAGCAAAGGCAATAATTGTTAAATAGATGCCAATCGCAATCATCCCATCAAATAAGTAATGTACAACCAAAGGGGGCTGTAGTTCTGATGGCCATTCTTGCAATCCGGTGACCTCTGCGTATGGATCGTTATGTGCCAAAATACTAAGTGCCCATGGGATTTTCAAAGCATATTTAACCTCGTTATCTTCGGTTAACACTCCTCCGATTAGAAGTGGAGCCTCTGTGCTCGTTTCAAAATGCCATTCAGCGGCAGCTAGTTTTTCCGGTTGGTATTCCGCTAGAAACTTACCAGACAAATCTCCAATAATAGCGGTAGATACCGCAAATATCGCAGCAGTGGTCATCGTTAGGTGGAGAGCTTTTTTGTGATAGACATGTGTTCTCCCTCTTAAAATTGCAACTGCTGATAACATCGCTAGAAGAAAGGCTGACGTTAAATACGCTGAAGATAAGACGTGAGCTACCTTCGTGGGCATTGCAGGTGAAAACATCGCTGCAATCGGCTGTATACTGGTTAATTGTCCATCTATAAACGTAAAACCATGGGGTGTATTCATAAAGGCATTGACCATTGTAATGAATAAGGCTGAGGCTGATGATCCAATGACTACAGGAAGAAGTAGCAAGAAATGGGTCACCTTACTTTTAAAACGGTCCCACGTATATAAATAAATCCCTAAAAAAATAGCCTCGATAAAAAATGCAAACGTTTCTAAGAAAAACGGAAGTGCGATTACCTGTTGCGCAAAACTCATAAATTGGGGCCAAAGAAGGTTAAGTTGTAACCCTATCGCGGTACCTGTCACCACGCCTACAGCGACAGTAATCACAAACCCACGTGCCCATCTACGCGCTAATAATAAATAGTGATTATCATTTTTTTTAATCCCGACCCAATGAGCCACCATGATTAAAAAAGGAATCCCGACACCAATTGTCGCAAAGAGAATATGAAAAGCGAGTGTAAGACTAGTAAGTAACCTGCTATAAAATATGGGATCATAGTCGGTAAGCACTTCAATCACTCCCTAAAAAAGTACGGCTCGAATCATCGCTGCAATCATCAAGAAAGCGGTAATGCCACATAAGAAAACAAGCCACTTTTCATGTAAGTCGGATTTTCGCATCTCTTTCACCTCTTTACATGTTTCTCTTTTATGTATAGTAAAAAATGAGTAAAATAGACGAGCATTTTCATGAAAATAATTCTTCTCTTGGTAAGTTTTATTGTTGATTTCCAATGATAGCGCTTTAATTTTTGAAATTTTCTCATAACATCTAGAAATTTATCATATTGCTCTTTGATTTTTTTAGATTTGTAGTACAATAGGTGAAGTACATAGAGATTAAGGAGTGGACAAGATGGTAAAAGCAGTATTTTTTGATTTGGATGATACCCTGTTATGGGACAAAAAAAGTGTACAGGAAGCATTTAGAGAAACCTGTATCGAGGCGAAGAAAAAGTATGAATCTATTAATCCAGAACAATTAGAGGATGCTGTACGTGAAGCTGCCAGAGAGCTTTACTCCTCGTATGAAACATTTGAATTCACACAAATGATTGGGATTAATCCTTTTGAAGGACTTTGGGGTGATTTCAAAGATAAAATTGATGTTAATTTTAGAAAAATGGCAGAGATTGTTCCAAACTATCGAAGCGAGGCATGGACAAACGGACTACAAAAAGTAGGAATTGAAGACAGCGAGTTTGGGGCATTCCTTGGAGAACTATTTCCTAAAAAACGTCGCAAATTACCATTCGTCTACATTGATACGTTCTCTGTGCTTAACCAACTAAAAGATAAATACCAACTCGTACTTTTAACGAATGGATCGCCTACGTTACAAAATGAGAAACTAGAAATGACTCCACAACTTGTTCCTTACTTTGATTATATCGTTGTATCTGGAGCATTTGGTCGTGGGAAGCCAGACCCTGCTATCTTTGAACACTGTTTATTCTTAACAGGCCTTCAAGCAGACGAAGCGATTATGGTCGGAGATAACTTAAATACAGATATCCTTGGTTCAAACCGCATTGGAATGAAAAATGTGTGGATCAACCGTGAAGGACTTGTCAACGAAAATTCAACTAACCAACCAACATATGAGATTAAATCACTAACCGAACTACCAGACCTACTAAAACAAAAAGCTAAAGT is a window from the Bacillus alkalicellulosilyticus genome containing:
- a CDS encoding ABC transporter ATP-binding protein, with protein sequence MDNIEKSLFSNRWNSFWTLIIQYRPSRWIIGVAILLGLGETLLALLVPLLTMNLVDVLSTASINYQLIAILVIVFLGQALMSGFSYYMMAYVGQHIIAGLRNHLWNHLVRLPIPYFDQESSGEMMSRVTHDTNVIKDFITANVIPFFSGIISIIGALLFLLWIDWKMTALMLLSVPLAVVVLLPLGSKMFAISKAMQDETAKFQGDLGRVLGDIRLVKASNAEEIESTKGGKRISELFTYGLKESKIQAIVSPLMMTIMLLVLVILIGYGGFRVSTGTLSAGGLVAIILYMFQIIVPFTTMASFFTQFQKAMGATSRIQEIFKQEQENHQLANEVSKRDSLRFENVSFSYQPDKKVLKDISFTSKPGEVIGLVGQSGSGKTTIFSLLERFYEPTAGAIYVGNQNLSSIDLKSWRNNIAYVSQESPMMAGTIRANVTYGLGNITDEQIKNAMTQASLDSFISSLPLQYDTEVGERGIKLSGGQRQRLAIARAILRDPDILLLDEATAHLDSASELDVQTALQRLMKGRTTLVIAHRLSTVRHANKLLVIENGEITGQGTHDELYVTHSFYRKLFEQQFTNR
- the rarD gene encoding EamA family transporter RarD; translated protein: MPMKNENHSGIAFALGAYLLWGLLPLYWKLLEYVPADVVLAHRIIWSLVLMITILFCLRKITIFKQELLSIIKKPKLLIGMIVASVVISGNWFTYIWAVNNEFVIDTSLGYYMNPLVSVFLGIFFLKEKLSTWQMIALVLAFIGVLNMTFNIGHFPWVALVLAFSFAIYGLLKKIVQVGSLTGLTIETLLITPFALLYLQFFVERGVAFAGGSIGMILLLMGAGVATAVPLLLFASAAKRIPLYLIGFLQYLAPTIGLFLGVFIFNEPFTKVHLLSFMLIWSALVLFSLAKTKSFLYIESKYFKKHKSFGA
- a CDS encoding CobW family GTP-binding protein, which encodes MTTDIYILSGFLGSGKTSLLTQLLQHEKELGRKVGVVMNELGKLSIDSTAVPEDTPLTELLNGCVCCSLSEQFEAQLYGLLQDHQLDVIYIETTGAAHPMEVYDACLSPLFASKVSMKGILSVIDLNQWKQREKLSPAIRQLMVEQIRQADLLLLNKIDLVSEQEQASFLFEIQQFNSHAKTILTQQAQININEVLQIKTQTKGEHTPIHVHNELRLQSLVYTFSDAVERNLFEEFLHSLPETVYRMKGFIRFTSSPTLYSFQYSYGVPLFISDMMNYPLTLVIIGEKLDKNTLEQQLRNIEKNGLGQN
- a CDS encoding pentapeptide repeat-containing protein — encoded protein: MERLEIIEATKVLNVKNACLDGSRFECCGLEHMHFENVSLARTKITDANLSDLEIDGAQIGGAFIHNIGLPPEDHPLYDPNAKHRGVRFDNCNLENSQITNSNLSGVEISGCELSGMKINGTLVLELLRAYEKNNS
- a CDS encoding DUF6501 family protein — translated: MIHATWSKTNPVKQVKCIHTDAKKYQVHNVLTVDKTYPVQNETEEFYFIVDNSGKVGGYYKEYFEEVN
- a CDS encoding D-glycero-alpha-D-manno-heptose-1,7-bisphosphate 7-phosphatase, which encodes MNKAVFLDRDGVINEVLNHRVKFVNHPNQLFLLEGVPEAIKAFNDTGFKVFVVTNQGGIGLGFMKEVMLGKVHKKLQAEIEKVGGVIDEIAYCPHKPEAGCLCRKPEAKMITDLAKKYQVSLKDSVMVGDREPDIYAGKKAGVHTVFIGKKKDNRAKADVVFPSLLAAAPWIIEESWNK
- a CDS encoding cytochrome d ubiquinol oxidase subunit II; amino-acid sequence: MADIYVAATILWSFLFIYIILASIDFGAGFFQMTSSSTLKITSRFLSPVWEVINVFLVFFIVGLVAFFPEASYYYGTILLIPGSIAIILLALRGSYFAFSLYGSKESNLYKRVYQITGLGLAAVLSAVLVISEGVFINSGALHIEALLKSSLFWSMTLFSMTSVIYISASFFTYYSFIAKEDDSKRLFKKSVVGWGISSFVCAVFVVASLKLHNPVHYQNMLEIAWVFAIGVIALIWGIYFLINQHYGRAFSCTLLQFAIFFFGYGHTHMPFLLYPNVTLHSSFTNEAMAPMLLTAFFIGLVILLPCMYLLFRLFLFDRDYVQGNK
- a CDS encoding cytochrome ubiquinol oxidase subunit I, whose protein sequence is MLTDYDPIFYSRLLTSLTLAFHILFATIGVGIPFLIMVAHWVGIKKNDNHYLLLARRWARGFVITVAVGVVTGTAIGLQLNLLWPQFMSFAQQVIALPFFLETFAFFIEAIFLGIYLYTWDRFKSKVTHFLLLLPVVIGSSASALFITMVNAFMNTPHGFTFIDGQLTSIQPIAAMFSPAMPTKVAHVLSSAYLTSAFLLAMLSAVAILRGRTHVYHKKALHLTMTTAAIFAVSTAIIGDLSGKFLAEYQPEKLAAAEWHFETSTEAPLLIGGVLTEDNEVKYALKIPWALSILAHNDPYAEVTGLQEWPSELQPPLVVHYLFDGMIAIGIYLTIIAFAFVLFSRSKVMNQYNKLLLRCIIIGGPLALLAVELGWMFTEIGRQPWVVVGYMMTSEGATTAAHVDDMLLLFASLYLLLGITCLLVLYRMFSQYPVEQELKERGF
- a CDS encoding HAD family hydrolase — encoded protein: MVKAVFFDLDDTLLWDKKSVQEAFRETCIEAKKKYESINPEQLEDAVREAARELYSSYETFEFTQMIGINPFEGLWGDFKDKIDVNFRKMAEIVPNYRSEAWTNGLQKVGIEDSEFGAFLGELFPKKRRKLPFVYIDTFSVLNQLKDKYQLVLLTNGSPTLQNEKLEMTPQLVPYFDYIVVSGAFGRGKPDPAIFEHCLFLTGLQADEAIMVGDNLNTDILGSNRIGMKNVWINREGLVNENSTNQPTYEIKSLTELPDLLKQKAKV